The following are from one region of the Thermofilum sp. genome:
- the hxlB gene encoding 6-phospho-3-hexuloisomerase, whose protein sequence is MKAWMAEDVKKSMMSIANYIHRAAEEIDPEPVNRFLKVLTAALANKRKILVVGAGRSGLVAKAFAMRLMHLGFNVYVVGETITPSIGEGDVLIAVSGSGSTQVVLSVASAAKTVKATVVAITSFEESPLAKISDHVVKIPGRTKIAAESDYFARQVLGIYEPLAPLGTLFEDTAMLFFDGVILALMNILGLEEEDLKNRHANIEFV, encoded by the coding sequence GTGAAAGCTTGGATGGCAGAGGACGTCAAGAAGTCTATGATGAGTATAGCGAATTATATCCACCGTGCCGCTGAGGAGATAGACCCTGAGCCTGTAAACAGGTTCCTTAAGGTTCTCACAGCCGCGCTGGCTAATAAGAGGAAGATACTGGTTGTGGGGGCTGGGAGGAGCGGCCTTGTCGCGAAAGCTTTCGCGATGCGCCTCATGCACCTCGGGTTTAACGTTTACGTGGTTGGTGAAACAATAACACCTTCCATAGGCGAGGGTGATGTGCTGATAGCCGTATCAGGGTCAGGAAGTACACAGGTTGTTCTCTCGGTGGCTTCAGCGGCGAAAACCGTCAAAGCTACTGTTGTAGCTATAACCTCTTTTGAGGAATCACCGCTAGCCAAGATAAGCGACCACGTGGTAAAGATACCGGGACGGACGAAAATTGCCGCTGAGAGCGACTATTTCGCTCGGCAAGTACTCGGAATATACGAGCCGCTAGCACCTCTAGGCACACTCTTCGAGGACACAGCAATGCTGTTCTTCGACGGCGTCATACTCGCCTTGATGAATATTCTCGGATTAGAGGAGGAGGATCTAAAAAACAGACATGCGAACATAGAATTTGTCTAA
- a CDS encoding KEOPS complex subunit Pcc1: MDTAHKGCKVRVEVIISSSDSSFLDSLYAAFLPESGATPRYRAEISIARAPEAFLVNLLSEDISSLRASLNTILRALGAIFSVSERYLPAQQAAAQAEENRAPHRAAQ; the protein is encoded by the coding sequence ATGGACACTGCGCATAAAGGATGTAAAGTTCGCGTAGAGGTAATTATCTCGAGCAGCGATTCTTCCTTTCTGGATTCTCTCTACGCTGCTTTTCTCCCGGAGTCGGGCGCTACTCCTAGGTACAGAGCAGAGATCTCTATCGCCAGAGCTCCCGAAGCTTTTCTCGTGAATCTGCTCAGCGAGGATATCTCATCGTTGAGGGCATCTCTTAACACAATCTTAAGGGCGCTGGGCGCCATTTTTTCGGTCTCGGAGAGGTATTTGCCAGCTCAGCAGGCCGCGGCGCAGGCTGAAGAAAACCGCGCCCCTCACCGCGCTGCGCAGTAG
- a CDS encoding ATPase domain-containing protein, protein MIRRTSCRECPLYIPSRAYCLKLKTTVEDPLSPPCRIALPEPSATQGAAAPVAERVAEGATEMQVKAYPEAGLPEVALTGIVDQVSAQPTRGQQFLLTQRLDHYAPTGIPGLDEILGGGFLRGKTYLVAGEAGCGKTIFSIQFLIHGALIGEPGLYIAIDEPTSQLLKGLRLFGWDIGDLISSRRLMFLDMRTHFSKIYLRDERKHIEPRYIIEQVLNAAKKIGARRLVIDPIAPLVYGGKEEDILYAREFLREMVFAIEKTGELTTVMTSEIPTGSSKLSRFGVEEFLASGIIVLGIEEIYGSVERIMYIRKARWAPVKPSKYIFDIVSGRGIVIREPLSEYIRRIARR, encoded by the coding sequence ATGATTCGGCGTACATCGTGCAGAGAATGCCCACTCTACATACCCTCAAGGGCTTACTGTTTGAAGCTTAAAACCACGGTCGAGGATCCCTTAAGTCCTCCGTGTAGAATCGCGCTGCCCGAGCCGTCTGCGACCCAGGGAGCGGCTGCGCCCGTCGCCGAGAGAGTGGCGGAGGGAGCTACAGAGATGCAGGTTAAGGCTTATCCAGAGGCCGGTCTCCCAGAGGTGGCGCTCACAGGTATCGTTGACCAGGTGAGCGCCCAGCCCACGCGAGGTCAGCAGTTTCTGCTTACTCAGAGGCTAGACCACTACGCGCCAACAGGTATTCCGGGGCTTGACGAGATACTTGGAGGTGGTTTCCTACGCGGAAAAACCTACCTCGTAGCGGGTGAGGCGGGATGCGGCAAAACTATTTTCTCCATACAGTTTCTGATTCACGGAGCGCTTATTGGCGAGCCTGGCCTGTACATTGCGATAGATGAGCCTACTAGCCAGCTGCTAAAGGGGTTAAGGCTGTTTGGCTGGGACATTGGCGACTTGATATCCTCTAGGCGCCTCATGTTCTTAGATATGAGAACCCATTTTAGCAAAATTTACCTAAGAGACGAGAGGAAGCACATCGAGCCTAGGTATATCATAGAGCAGGTTCTCAACGCTGCGAAGAAGATAGGTGCGAGGAGGCTCGTCATCGACCCTATAGCACCGCTCGTTTATGGCGGCAAGGAAGAGGACATCCTCTATGCTAGAGAGTTTCTCCGCGAGATGGTGTTCGCGATCGAGAAGACTGGTGAGCTGACGACGGTGATGACCAGTGAGATACCTACTGGTAGCTCTAAGCTGAGTAGGTTCGGCGTAGAAGAGTTTCTAGCTTCAGGAATAATAGTTCTGGGTATAGAGGAGATATATGGAAGCGTCGAGAGGATAATGTACATAAGGAAAGCTAGGTGGGCGCCCGTCAAGCCAAGCAAGTACATTTTCGACATTGTCAGCGGTAGGGGCATCGTTATCAGAGAGCCTCTGAGCGAGTACATAAGGAGAATAGCGAGGCGCTGA
- a CDS encoding NAD(+)/NADH kinase, translating to MNLRKVVIRFREKGGSAAEWGYKAAKKLESKGIAAVVESSAVGRGQSAACDADLVVVVGGDGTLLRLIDLCGGSPPPVLGFAAESLGYLLPHSVETLEVVLEKAMAGECEVRRVRLGEYSSQAITGYFLNEVGLWAPRGKLIEFTMRVGGFFYKARSDGVIVSTSAGSTAHALSYGASIIVNFDEPILEAVFPGALSPLVKPLIAYNKSMEILLSQNSETAHLIVDGRYVADLPPGSEVKVSPSQKNLELVTVESYAVDLARKLYLRLIDMGRWQGSLNVSR from the coding sequence ATGAACCTTAGAAAAGTTGTAATAAGGTTTCGTGAAAAAGGAGGATCCGCAGCTGAGTGGGGCTATAAAGCTGCGAAGAAACTGGAATCCAAGGGAATAGCCGCTGTTGTGGAGTCGTCAGCAGTAGGTAGGGGGCAGAGCGCCGCCTGCGACGCCGATCTAGTGGTAGTCGTGGGGGGTGACGGAACGCTCTTAAGGCTGATCGACCTCTGCGGAGGATCACCCCCACCAGTGCTGGGATTCGCTGCCGAGAGCCTTGGATACCTGCTCCCGCATAGCGTTGAAACCCTAGAGGTAGTCCTGGAGAAAGCGATGGCTGGTGAATGTGAGGTACGGAGGGTAAGGCTCGGCGAGTACTCTTCCCAAGCGATCACCGGGTATTTTCTCAATGAGGTAGGTCTATGGGCACCTAGAGGTAAGTTGATAGAGTTTACTATGCGTGTAGGAGGATTCTTCTACAAAGCACGTAGTGATGGCGTGATTGTCTCAACCTCGGCAGGAAGCACTGCTCACGCATTATCCTACGGAGCTTCAATCATAGTTAACTTCGATGAGCCTATTCTGGAAGCTGTGTTTCCGGGAGCTCTATCTCCTCTCGTAAAGCCCTTGATTGCATATAATAAGAGCATGGAGATTCTTCTCTCTCAAAACTCTGAGACAGCTCACCTCATCGTAGATGGACGCTACGTTGCTGACCTACCCCCTGGCTCTGAGGTTAAAGTCAGCCCCTCTCAGAAGAACCTAGAGCTAGTGACTGTTGAAAGCTACGCCGTTGATCTAGCTCGTAAGCTGTACTTGAGGTTGATCGATATGGGTCGTTGGCAGGGAAGCTTGAACGTGTCCAGGTGA
- a CDS encoding DUF2067 family protein translates to MKGVVLTFNFGSSAEALKFIEVLSKKVGRGAILGEIKGNKVKVFVPFSENYRKTVREIKLIYFELHSGADYRPKRFEISTVLSASNLKVAIPIQTLVDALRLEGYEARLEGNHLVTNAKFQHLAELAEKISERYEEAARQRLAAPLRRLVAVVATYMNTSISDAIDLLQKLGFIESKNGELVLRFSPEDIMNKLRDFY, encoded by the coding sequence GTGAAAGGCGTTGTCTTGACGTTCAACTTCGGTAGTTCTGCCGAAGCTTTGAAGTTTATAGAAGTTTTAAGCAAAAAAGTGGGAAGAGGTGCTATACTGGGGGAGATTAAAGGAAATAAAGTTAAAGTGTTTGTACCTTTTTCGGAAAATTATCGAAAAACTGTTAGGGAAATAAAGCTTATCTACTTTGAACTGCATAGCGGTGCAGATTACAGACCTAAGCGCTTTGAAATAAGTACCGTGCTCTCGGCATCTAACCTTAAAGTCGCGATTCCTATTCAAACACTAGTAGATGCTTTAAGGCTCGAGGGGTATGAGGCCAGGCTAGAGGGGAACCACCTAGTGACGAACGCTAAATTTCAACACTTAGCTGAACTTGCAGAAAAAATTTCTGAGCGGTATGAAGAAGCTGCAAGACAGAGGTTAGCGGCACCTTTGAGAAGGCTCGTAGCGGTGGTCGCCACCTACATGAACACATCCATCAGTGATGCAATCGATCTATTACAGAAGCTTGGTTTCATTGAGAGTAAAAACGGTGAACTTGTCTTAAGATTCAGTCCTGAAGATATTATGAATAAACTAAGGGATTTTTACTAA
- a CDS encoding exosome complex RNA-binding protein Csl4, producing MAEVVTPGENLGYEEEFSAGENTYVHSESGLVRSKILGYLLRDWNARVLKVKPVKKIKYLMDKGDIVHASVVGFKDTVVIVNIFFNESKNVFVPAQSTGIILASRISGWRVKLYKEVFGYGDIVRAVVVERGGPPYSLSTKGREFGVILAKCPKCSSTLVKRGPALICPNCKTRAKRKVSSKYIVT from the coding sequence ATGGCTGAGGTAGTTACACCTGGTGAGAACCTGGGCTACGAGGAAGAATTCTCAGCAGGAGAGAACACTTATGTCCATAGTGAGAGCGGTTTAGTGCGGTCCAAGATCTTAGGTTACCTTTTAAGGGATTGGAATGCTCGAGTACTAAAAGTTAAACCCGTAAAGAAGATAAAGTATTTAATGGATAAAGGTGACATAGTTCACGCTTCAGTAGTAGGTTTTAAGGATACAGTAGTGATCGTAAATATTTTCTTCAATGAATCTAAAAATGTGTTTGTGCCAGCACAATCCACGGGGATTATCTTAGCATCGAGAATCAGCGGGTGGCGAGTTAAGCTCTACAAGGAGGTTTTCGGGTACGGAGATATTGTCAGAGCAGTAGTTGTGGAGAGAGGAGGCCCTCCCTACTCTCTTTCCACTAAAGGACGTGAGTTTGGCGTTATTTTAGCGAAATGCCCCAAGTGTTCCTCAACTTTAGTTAAGAGAGGGCCAGCTTTGATCTGCCCTAACTGTAAAACAAGAGCAAAGCGGAAGGTGAGCTCCAAGTACATTGTCACTTGA
- a CDS encoding METTL5 family protein, with translation MNIKRKQLERCLNAIPPHPKPRVELEQYTTPTTTASTLLWIAEFHYGDLSGKKVIDLGCGTGRLGIGAALLGAGYVVMVDIDELPIQLAKKAAVDLQVDSVIDFLAADVSSPPFRKGRPFDTAVQNPPFGVHRRGFDILFLRTACTLASVVYSLHKRSTENFVRKKVTEMGSSCEVLFQEVICIPPMFFFHKKRRHCFEVSAIRVWARPRAEA, from the coding sequence ATGAACATTAAGCGGAAACAGCTAGAGCGCTGCTTGAACGCTATTCCTCCCCACCCGAAGCCGAGAGTAGAGCTGGAGCAGTATACAACCCCTACAACTACTGCTTCCACTCTTCTCTGGATCGCGGAGTTCCACTACGGGGACCTCTCCGGGAAGAAGGTCATTGACCTCGGCTGCGGGACGGGCAGACTAGGTATCGGTGCAGCCCTCTTGGGTGCTGGCTACGTGGTAATGGTCGATATCGATGAGCTACCGATTCAGCTAGCGAAAAAGGCTGCGGTGGACCTTCAAGTAGACTCGGTTATCGACTTCTTGGCAGCAGATGTTTCCAGCCCACCTTTCCGGAAGGGGCGCCCCTTCGATACTGCGGTTCAGAACCCACCTTTTGGGGTTCACCGGAGGGGCTTCGACATACTCTTCTTGAGAACCGCTTGCACGCTAGCTAGCGTCGTTTACTCTCTCCACAAGCGATCTACAGAGAATTTTGTGCGAAAGAAAGTGACTGAAATGGGGTCTTCATGCGAGGTGCTCTTTCAGGAAGTCATATGCATACCTCCGATGTTCTTTTTCCACAAGAAAAGGAGGCATTGTTTCGAAGTCAGCGCGATTAGAGTGTGGGCGAGGCCGAGGGCAGAAGCTTAG
- the prf1 gene encoding peptide chain release factor aRF-1, producing the protein MKEELERLKLEKLVEELKRKEGRGTELVTVCIPAGRPIAEVLDTLNQEYATASNIKDRTTRHHVLDALTAIINRLKLFRETPPNGLMIFAGYVAGDVPGREKLEIHLIEPPQKLKVWLYRCDSRFHTEILEEMIRVRDAYGLIVVERGEAAIGILRGKFLEVVDELTSGIPGKHRAGGQSARRFERIIEQMVHEFYKRIGEHANKIFLPIKDELRGIIIGGPGPSKQEFAEGDYLHYELKSKVLAVLDTGYGGEAGIYELLERAREILKDSQLLREKQAVNEFLYHLSRDTGLAVYGEEEVRGALSAGAVQKLLVSEGVSKVRVKAACAQCGYEFEATVDPAANGRYNLQCPRCGGQVQVVEEKLLVEDLAELAEKHGTEIILVSTNSSEGKELLRTFGGIGAILRYRLQRSA; encoded by the coding sequence GTGAAAGAGGAGCTCGAGCGGTTAAAGCTGGAGAAACTCGTCGAAGAACTAAAAAGAAAAGAGGGTAGGGGTACGGAGCTCGTAACAGTCTGTATCCCAGCGGGGCGGCCTATAGCCGAGGTTCTTGACACGCTCAACCAGGAATATGCTACCGCGTCAAACATCAAAGACAGAACTACGCGGCATCACGTTCTCGATGCTTTGACGGCTATAATCAATAGATTGAAACTTTTTCGTGAAACTCCGCCTAACGGTTTAATGATTTTTGCAGGCTACGTGGCTGGTGACGTGCCTGGTAGGGAGAAGCTAGAGATCCACTTGATCGAACCACCTCAGAAGCTGAAAGTCTGGCTTTACAGATGCGATTCAAGGTTCCACACGGAAATACTAGAGGAGATGATAAGAGTCAGAGACGCCTACGGGTTGATCGTAGTAGAGCGAGGGGAGGCGGCTATCGGAATCCTCCGCGGGAAATTCCTGGAGGTCGTAGATGAGCTAACTTCTGGAATACCGGGAAAACACAGAGCTGGAGGGCAGTCGGCGCGGAGGTTTGAACGCATAATAGAGCAGATGGTTCATGAGTTCTACAAAAGGATAGGTGAGCACGCGAACAAGATCTTCCTCCCCATCAAGGACGAGTTAAGAGGAATTATCATAGGGGGTCCCGGGCCCTCCAAGCAAGAGTTCGCTGAGGGAGATTATCTACACTACGAGCTTAAGTCTAAGGTTTTAGCCGTCCTGGATACCGGCTACGGAGGGGAAGCTGGCATATACGAGCTATTGGAGAGAGCACGAGAAATACTCAAGGACTCGCAGCTCCTGCGAGAAAAGCAGGCGGTCAACGAGTTTCTCTATCATCTTTCCAGAGATACCGGGCTGGCGGTGTACGGGGAGGAGGAAGTGCGCGGCGCTCTAAGTGCTGGTGCTGTTCAGAAACTCCTTGTCTCAGAGGGGGTTTCGAAAGTGAGGGTCAAGGCTGCTTGCGCCCAGTGCGGCTACGAGTTTGAGGCCACAGTGGACCCTGCGGCGAACGGGCGCTACAATCTCCAATGCCCTAGATGCGGTGGTCAGGTGCAGGTAGTAGAAGAAAAACTCCTAGTAGAGGATCTCGCTGAACTTGCGGAGAAGCACGGTACGGAAATAATCCTCGTATCAACCAACTCGAGCGAGGGTAAAGAGCTTCTCAGAACTTTTGGAGGTATAGGTGCGATTCTTAGGTATCGGCTTCAACGGAGCGCGTAG
- the pyrH gene encoding UMP kinase, translated as MPQAVVKVGGSLLFDEKGELRAEYLRSLIVTLKLASQNSRLVVVVGGGQVARKYIEAGRGLGASEGALDEVGIFASRLNASLLFAAFYKTFPIIPTSLREIRALTLSDLPVVFTGGLQPGQSTTTTAALIAEALSWDLVIATDVSGIFDKDPKKYPDAKLLKQVMASDLLSKFSSNQVAGGYKLLDPLTLHIIIRSKRTVRVIAGEPSENIARALSGENIGSVILPG; from the coding sequence GTGCCTCAGGCGGTTGTAAAGGTGGGAGGCAGCTTACTCTTCGATGAGAAAGGAGAGCTGCGCGCCGAGTATCTGCGTTCCCTAATTGTCACCCTTAAACTTGCGTCTCAGAATAGTAGGCTAGTTGTAGTCGTCGGCGGGGGTCAGGTTGCCCGCAAGTACATAGAGGCAGGAAGAGGTCTGGGCGCCAGTGAGGGAGCGCTCGACGAGGTAGGAATCTTTGCTTCACGGCTTAATGCCTCACTACTTTTTGCAGCTTTTTACAAAACATTCCCCATAATTCCTACATCTCTGAGGGAGATCCGGGCACTAACACTTTCGGACTTACCGGTGGTTTTCACGGGAGGTCTTCAGCCGGGGCAGTCCACAACGACCACTGCAGCCCTGATCGCGGAGGCTCTCTCCTGGGATCTCGTAATTGCGACAGATGTGAGTGGTATTTTCGATAAAGACCCTAAGAAGTACCCCGACGCAAAGCTCCTGAAACAGGTTATGGCCAGCGACCTATTGAGTAAATTCTCCAGCAACCAGGTTGCCGGCGGCTATAAGCTTCTGGACCCGCTCACGCTCCACATAATTATCAGGAGCAAGCGGACTGTTCGGGTCATCGCTGGTGAACCATCTGAAAACATTGCTCGCGCGCTGAGTGGGGAGAATATAGGAAGCGTGATCCTACCAGGGTAG
- the infB gene encoding translation initiation factor IF-2, whose product MSTAKTYVRAPIIVVLGHVDAGKTTLLDKIRGTAVARREPGTMTQHIGASFLPWSALESICGPLLSQIKVEIKIPGFLVIDTPGHEAFSNLRFRGGSIADLAILVVDVFKGLEPQTYESIEILKQRKVPFVVAVNKIDRIQGWKPVPSAALGETLKHQPEDVVYRLEELIAYVIKQFREIGFQADRYDRVRDFTRTLALVPTSALTGEGLPDLLLVMAGLSQRFLLKRLVSTVSPAKGVILELKEEVGLGTTAAVVIYDGVLRKGDLIVAGGLEKPVVTRVKLLLMPKPLDEMRSPEDRFIDVEQVQAAAGVKVVAEGLENCIPGAPLYAVTDAASIESVAREVQEEILSVRFRYDAVGVVVKADTLGTLEALVGYIKKMNVPVRLADIGAVAKRDIIEASMVKDKDPARAAVLAFNVKVLPEAKEEAGKLGIPIFQERIIYRLVEDYLKWCEELKEAEKRELLKKMTQPAVIQILPGYVFRRRDPIIVGVRVIAGRLKGGTRLVTRDGREIGEVMQIRQHDKVLEYAEEGSEVAVSIRSKAIVGRQVEEGEYLYSDLSVNEINTLLDKYSSLLTSNEVNFLKKLLKFKMGLSREIEFP is encoded by the coding sequence ATGTCTACTGCTAAGACCTACGTTCGAGCCCCCATCATAGTTGTCTTGGGGCACGTTGATGCCGGTAAGACCACGCTTTTGGATAAAATCCGCGGGACAGCGGTTGCGCGGCGTGAGCCTGGAACGATGACTCAGCATATCGGTGCTTCTTTTCTCCCGTGGAGCGCTCTGGAAAGTATCTGCGGACCGCTTCTTTCACAGATAAAGGTTGAGATAAAGATCCCAGGTTTCCTGGTGATAGATACTCCTGGTCACGAAGCTTTTAGTAACCTGAGATTCCGAGGAGGAAGCATAGCGGATCTCGCCATCCTAGTCGTAGATGTGTTTAAGGGGTTAGAGCCGCAGACTTATGAGTCGATAGAGATACTGAAGCAGAGGAAGGTCCCGTTCGTAGTTGCTGTCAACAAGATTGACAGGATTCAAGGCTGGAAGCCTGTGCCTAGCGCCGCTCTTGGCGAGACACTCAAGCATCAGCCGGAAGACGTCGTATACAGGCTCGAGGAGTTGATAGCTTACGTTATCAAGCAGTTTCGAGAGATTGGGTTTCAAGCCGACAGATACGACAGAGTCCGGGACTTCACGCGAACACTTGCTCTAGTTCCTACGAGCGCGCTCACCGGCGAGGGGTTGCCGGACCTCCTCCTGGTAATGGCTGGCCTTTCCCAGCGTTTCCTGCTAAAACGTCTAGTATCAACAGTATCCCCTGCAAAAGGCGTTATTCTAGAGCTCAAGGAAGAGGTGGGACTTGGCACGACAGCAGCTGTTGTTATCTACGACGGTGTGCTGAGGAAAGGAGATCTCATCGTTGCAGGCGGCCTTGAAAAACCGGTTGTGACTAGAGTGAAGCTACTTCTCATGCCTAAACCTCTCGACGAGATGCGCTCTCCTGAAGATCGTTTTATCGACGTGGAGCAGGTTCAGGCAGCCGCGGGAGTAAAAGTCGTGGCCGAGGGGCTGGAGAACTGCATCCCTGGTGCTCCTTTATACGCAGTGACTGACGCAGCGTCTATCGAAAGCGTGGCCAGAGAAGTTCAGGAGGAGATTCTATCCGTAAGGTTCAGGTACGATGCTGTAGGAGTCGTCGTAAAGGCGGACACTTTGGGCACGCTTGAAGCTCTTGTCGGATACATTAAGAAGATGAACGTACCGGTACGGTTAGCAGATATAGGCGCCGTTGCAAAGAGGGATATAATCGAGGCAAGCATGGTAAAGGACAAGGACCCGGCTAGAGCTGCAGTGCTAGCTTTTAACGTCAAAGTGCTTCCCGAGGCTAAGGAGGAAGCCGGCAAGCTAGGTATTCCGATATTCCAGGAGAGAATTATATACCGGCTGGTCGAGGATTATCTGAAGTGGTGTGAGGAGCTTAAGGAAGCTGAGAAACGGGAGCTGTTGAAGAAGATGACGCAACCCGCTGTGATCCAGATTCTACCCGGCTACGTCTTCCGTAGAAGAGATCCTATAATCGTTGGGGTTAGAGTCATTGCAGGAAGGCTCAAGGGCGGAACCAGGCTAGTCACGAGAGACGGGCGCGAGATAGGTGAAGTTATGCAGATTAGGCAACATGATAAAGTCTTGGAGTACGCTGAAGAAGGCTCCGAAGTTGCGGTATCCATAAGGAGTAAAGCTATCGTAGGTAGACAGGTCGAAGAGGGCGAGTACCTGTACTCTGATCTCTCAGTAAATGAGATCAATACTCTTCTTGATAAATACTCAAGCCTGCTAACCTCTAATGAGGTTAATTTTCTAAAGAAGCTTCTGAAGTTTAAAATGGGGCTCAGTAGAGAAATAGAGTTTCCTTAG
- a CDS encoding 50S ribosomal protein L24e, with amino-acid sequence MPKVLYCTFCKRPVKPGSGIAYVRNDGAILHFCSSKCFKSSIKMHRDPRKLKWAKASK; translated from the coding sequence ATGCCAAAAGTGCTATACTGCACGTTCTGCAAAAGGCCTGTTAAGCCTGGAAGCGGCATAGCTTACGTCAGAAATGATGGCGCTATCCTGCACTTCTGTTCTTCAAAGTGCTTTAAAAGCTCCATTAAAATGCATAGAGATCCGAGAAAGTTGAAGTGGGCTAAAGCATCCAAGTAA
- a CDS encoding UbiD family decarboxylase, translating to MRNPSISLDVRSLVEHLERLNMLKRPARTYRLEFEVAAAVKKVQPTAILMKTEKGLVLSNLLARRSTLYEVMGAADDREAYQLLLSAMSSPLKLAPAEPMGLLSLGDDLFKMPIPKLFEKDGGHYITAGVFLSRDPEKPVFNASVHRAMIIDEKHLAVRLVPRHLYHMFTKAEKMNKPLPAVIVIGAPPIVYVAAAASPRYGVYEVEVANRLAGGELKASYELADGIPVPIPSEYIILGEFMPHRRAPEGPFVDILGTYDEVRQEPVFEVHEILSRQHPLFYSILPSGLEHLLLMGFPREAAIWEATSKVAPSVKKVRLTPGGGCWLVAVISMSKETEGDPKNVLLAAFAAHPSLKIAIVVDEDIDPDNFQEVEWALATRMQPSEDLLILSGVRGSSLDPSADQLTLLTSKLGIDATKPLSKGAALFERARIPLDVEVD from the coding sequence TTGAGAAACCCTAGCATCTCTCTCGACGTAAGATCCCTGGTAGAGCATCTCGAAAGGCTTAACATGCTTAAGCGGCCAGCTAGGACCTATAGGCTCGAGTTCGAGGTTGCCGCTGCGGTAAAAAAAGTTCAGCCAACTGCCATACTGATGAAAACGGAGAAAGGCTTAGTACTTTCTAACTTGCTCGCTAGAAGATCCACCCTCTACGAAGTAATGGGGGCGGCTGACGATAGAGAGGCGTACCAGCTTCTACTCTCAGCAATGAGTTCCCCCCTCAAGCTGGCTCCCGCCGAGCCCATGGGGCTCCTTAGCCTCGGAGATGACCTCTTCAAGATGCCTATACCTAAGCTTTTCGAGAAGGATGGCGGCCACTACATCACTGCAGGAGTGTTTCTCAGCAGGGATCCCGAGAAGCCCGTGTTCAACGCCAGTGTTCACAGAGCGATGATCATAGATGAGAAACATCTCGCTGTGCGTCTTGTTCCGCGCCACCTCTACCACATGTTTACCAAAGCTGAGAAAATGAACAAGCCTCTCCCCGCTGTAATCGTTATTGGGGCACCGCCGATAGTGTACGTGGCAGCGGCTGCAAGTCCGCGTTACGGTGTTTACGAGGTGGAGGTGGCGAATCGCCTTGCGGGTGGGGAGCTAAAAGCTTCTTACGAGCTCGCTGATGGGATACCGGTCCCTATACCCTCCGAGTACATAATTCTAGGAGAGTTTATGCCCCATAGGCGCGCTCCCGAGGGTCCCTTCGTAGACATACTTGGAACGTACGACGAGGTGAGGCAGGAGCCGGTTTTCGAGGTCCACGAGATCCTTTCAAGGCAACATCCTTTATTCTATTCCATACTTCCTTCAGGCCTGGAGCACTTGCTTCTGATGGGATTCCCCCGAGAAGCTGCCATCTGGGAAGCCACGAGCAAAGTAGCTCCCTCAGTGAAGAAAGTTAGACTCACTCCAGGTGGGGGCTGCTGGCTGGTTGCTGTCATAAGCATGTCTAAGGAAACCGAGGGCGATCCGAAAAACGTGCTGCTAGCAGCTTTCGCGGCACACCCCTCGCTTAAGATAGCGATCGTGGTCGACGAAGACATCGATCCCGACAACTTTCAGGAAGTCGAATGGGCGCTCGCAACGCGCATGCAACCATCCGAGGATCTACTGATTCTTAGCGGGGTGAGAGGTAGCAGCCTAGATCCCTCGGCAGATCAGTTAACACTTTTAACATCAAAACTAGGAATTGATGCTACGAAACCTCTCAGCAAGGGGGCAGCTCTCTTCGAGAGAGCTAGGATCCCGTTGGATGTCGAAGTGGATTAG
- a CDS encoding transcription elongation factor Spt5 — METEKRIKFYALKVTAGQEYNVAVLLNNRAAGGDYKVNSLLVIPGLKGMIFVESEGMYEARRLAYGIKHVRGVVRGAVSIEEMETLLKPRPLAEQLNTGDIVEIIRGPFAGMRGKIISIDKVKNEVKVELSEAAYVLPVTISADDVRIVQRASGS, encoded by the coding sequence ATGGAGACGGAGAAGAGAATCAAGTTCTATGCTTTGAAGGTTACCGCCGGACAGGAGTACAACGTAGCAGTGCTTCTGAATAATAGAGCTGCAGGAGGAGACTATAAGGTAAATTCGCTTCTCGTAATCCCAGGCCTCAAGGGGATGATATTCGTGGAGAGTGAAGGCATGTACGAGGCACGCAGACTGGCTTACGGCATTAAGCATGTGCGTGGGGTTGTCAGGGGTGCTGTTTCGATAGAGGAGATGGAAACCCTTCTTAAGCCGAGACCGCTTGCCGAGCAGCTGAATACAGGCGACATCGTTGAGATAATCCGAGGACCTTTCGCAGGGATGAGGGGTAAGATAATCAGCATCGATAAGGTGAAGAATGAAGTGAAAGTAGAGCTTTCGGAGGCGGCCTACGTTCTACCCGTAACTATAAGCGCTGATGATGTCAGGATAGTGCAGCGGGCGAGCGGCTCTTGA